A single Leptospira biflexa serovar Patoc strain 'Patoc 1 (Paris)' DNA region contains:
- a CDS encoding PDZ domain-containing protein: MKLLTFIFYSLISFLIFVFHLESKPVPVGVQDASILQIKVTVLYPNYIQPWRFKNPEIRHSTGIYIGENRLLVPAQAIYFYTNIEVKKPDALKVYTAELDRLDADLGLAILKLNDPTFQKDLKVVQFPSELFLPGMGLAMESKDQRNLEEKRIRLIRMDIDSYASGYVELPYIEIQSEEKLDGVGELIVDSSSRIPQGILYQFKENGMGKMIPSFAIKHFLDGKSFPFKGFRFKPLVDNASRNYLGLKKDDLGVLVAEIYPGCSADGVLQLEDVILEVSNFKIDPKGYFDHPKFGKLNMSYLFHNTFESESAFEKKIKVKVLRNKKTILLEIDLKPLNEFSIRIPHGNTRFQIPKYLMLAGIVFQELSEHYLTEHGNQWRNRVNKELLYLSDFYRIKRNSKEGKVVFLSQVVPLSGNKAYHNSHQMILKTVNGKEISSLEELRNLVNQNESPFIKFVMNDGSELIFKKEEINALNEEAKKSFQIGADSNF; this comes from the coding sequence ATGAAACTTCTCACTTTCATATTTTATTCTCTTATCAGTTTTTTAATCTTTGTGTTCCATTTGGAAAGCAAACCGGTTCCAGTAGGAGTCCAAGATGCATCTATTTTGCAAATTAAGGTCACAGTTTTATACCCAAATTATATCCAACCTTGGAGGTTTAAAAATCCAGAAATCCGACATTCTACAGGAATATATATCGGTGAAAATCGTTTATTGGTTCCGGCTCAGGCAATTTATTTTTATACAAACATTGAGGTCAAAAAACCAGATGCATTGAAAGTCTATACTGCTGAGTTAGACCGACTAGATGCTGACTTGGGACTCGCCATATTAAAGTTAAACGATCCAACTTTTCAAAAAGATTTAAAAGTTGTCCAATTCCCAAGTGAATTATTTCTACCTGGGATGGGACTTGCGATGGAGAGTAAGGACCAAAGGAATTTAGAAGAAAAAAGAATTCGTTTGATTCGAATGGATATCGATTCTTATGCAAGTGGTTATGTAGAATTACCGTACATAGAAATACAATCAGAAGAAAAACTGGATGGTGTCGGTGAACTGATTGTAGATTCTTCGTCTAGAATTCCGCAAGGGATCTTATACCAATTCAAAGAAAATGGAATGGGTAAAATGATACCTTCATTTGCCATCAAACACTTTTTAGATGGTAAATCTTTTCCCTTCAAAGGTTTTCGTTTCAAACCGCTTGTGGACAATGCATCACGTAATTATTTAGGGTTAAAGAAAGATGATCTAGGAGTACTCGTCGCAGAAATTTATCCAGGGTGCTCTGCAGATGGTGTTTTACAATTAGAAGATGTAATCTTAGAGGTATCTAATTTCAAAATTGACCCAAAGGGGTATTTTGACCATCCTAAGTTTGGGAAATTGAATATGTCTTATTTATTTCATAACACCTTTGAATCGGAATCTGCTTTCGAAAAAAAAATAAAAGTAAAAGTGTTAAGAAATAAAAAAACAATTTTGTTGGAAATTGACTTAAAACCTCTAAACGAATTTTCGATTCGCATTCCACATGGGAATACCAGATTCCAAATACCCAAGTATTTAATGTTAGCTGGGATTGTATTTCAAGAGTTATCTGAGCATTATTTAACAGAACATGGGAATCAGTGGCGAAATCGAGTTAACAAAGAACTTTTATATTTAAGTGATTTTTATAGAATCAAAAGAAATTCTAAAGAAGGGAAAGTTGTCTTTTTATCACAAGTGGTTCCACTTTCTGGCAACAAAGCTTACCACAATTCCCATCAAATGATTCTTAAAACAGTTAACGGGAAAGAGATCTCGTCTTTAGAAGAGTTGCGCAACTTAGTGAATCAGAACGAATCTCCATTTATCAAATTTGTGATGAATGATGGATCCGAACTGATTTTCAAAAAAGAGGAAATTAATGCACTCAACGAGGAAGCTAAAAAAAGTTTCCAAATTGGGGCAGATTCAAATTTTTAG
- a CDS encoding ATP-binding protein — protein MKTSFSILAGFFCIGNLTILVDTLLLKNQILNHPHIISTYLVFFSFVLIFFGLHFPTFFRNFPKLLIVSSFVFGMGIMLLVVDLGLLNDVYPEASLILLKYYYNTYYVLTFLIFSFLIIAKLRFNFPAIQTFMEYIYYAAFFSCFSFLIICYFASIIPISTLYFLHFFLFMDLLFLSCFVVFLFHYSFTKDYLTHPFSFLFERSKQIFEDKIPANRSNSRIVKEKLWNLYEKQNWRSTMDSFWFQILVDETLDNALEHGGKREEDIITVHVFESPKYIDVYVIDSGKGFNPRSIPSPIESDRKLITGGRGIHILKKLFLVRWNFLGNEVNIRVDKTKSSDWKTNL, from the coding sequence ATGAAAACAAGTTTTTCAATCCTTGCTGGATTTTTCTGTATTGGAAATTTGACGATCCTTGTCGATACTTTGCTTCTAAAAAACCAAATTCTAAACCACCCGCACATCATATCCACATATTTGGTGTTTTTCTCATTTGTTCTCATTTTCTTTGGGTTACATTTCCCTACTTTTTTTCGCAATTTCCCAAAACTTTTGATCGTTAGTTCGTTTGTGTTTGGGATGGGAATTATGCTACTCGTTGTTGATTTGGGATTACTGAATGATGTGTACCCTGAAGCAAGTTTGATCCTCTTGAAATATTACTATAACACATATTATGTACTCACGTTTCTAATTTTTTCTTTTTTGATCATTGCCAAACTACGTTTTAATTTCCCCGCAATCCAAACCTTTATGGAATACATCTACTATGCGGCATTTTTTTCATGTTTTTCATTTTTGATTATCTGTTATTTCGCATCGATCATTCCGATTAGTACTTTATATTTTTTACATTTTTTTCTGTTTATGGATTTATTATTTTTGTCGTGTTTTGTTGTATTTTTATTCCATTATTCCTTTACGAAAGATTATCTCACCCATCCTTTTTCATTTTTATTTGAAAGGTCCAAACAGATATTTGAAGATAAAATTCCTGCCAATCGTTCGAATTCAAGAATTGTCAAAGAAAAACTTTGGAATTTATATGAGAAACAGAATTGGCGAAGCACAATGGATAGTTTTTGGTTCCAAATTCTCGTTGATGAAACGTTAGACAATGCCCTGGAACATGGTGGGAAAAGGGAAGAAGATATCATCACTGTTCATGTGTTTGAATCTCCCAAATACATAGATGTTTATGTCATCGATAGCGGGAAAGGATTTAACCCTAGGTCAATCCCAAGCCCCATAGAATCAGACCGCAAACTGATTACGGGTGGTAGGGGGATTCACATCTTAAAAAAACTATTTTTAGTACGATGGAACTTTTTAGGAAACGAAGTGAATATTAGAGTGGATAAAACAAAAAGTTCCGATTGGAAAACAAACCTTTAG
- a CDS encoding ClpXP protease specificity-enhancing factor SspB, giving the protein MSENLTQEEITTLREFKRDLFNLYWERFGVFYIHVMPHPKLEIGKRGLLNAEKESGIVLVFGDKAVKVLDSKPDYLFAELQFGSAWEPTMIPWDAVFRIYDKFQNSASQLRFLQVETNVNPDDSQTKPKLPKPEVTGDGNVIRVDFGGKRNE; this is encoded by the coding sequence ATGAGCGAAAACCTCACGCAGGAAGAAATCACAACATTACGTGAGTTCAAAAGAGATTTATTCAATTTGTATTGGGAACGATTTGGAGTGTTTTACATCCACGTCATGCCCCATCCGAAATTGGAAATTGGGAAACGAGGGCTATTAAACGCCGAAAAAGAATCGGGCATCGTACTTGTGTTTGGTGACAAAGCAGTCAAAGTTTTGGATAGTAAACCTGATTATTTATTCGCAGAGTTACAATTTGGTTCCGCATGGGAACCTACGATGATCCCTTGGGATGCTGTGTTTCGGATTTATGATAAATTCCAAAATTCTGCTTCCCAACTCCGCTTCTTGCAAGTGGAAACAAATGTTAACCCTGATGATTCCCAAACAAAACCTAAACTCCCAAAACCAGAAGTCACTGGTGACGGGAATGTCATTCGAGTAGATTTTGGAGGGAAACGAAACGAATGA
- the htpX gene encoding protease HtpX produces the protein MTWIKRIGFFLLTNILIMTTISIVTTLLGSMGFSIRAYGLDLTRLIVFCLMWGMAGSFISLLLSKMMAKWTMGVKVIDPKQASAPEMDVYRRVQSLAQRAHLPMPEVGIYESPEVNAFATGPSKSSALVAVSTGLLNRMNAQELEGVLAHELSHVANGDMVTLTLIQGVVNSFAMFISRIIAYVAANAVKEEMAHIVRIVVTIALDIVFSILGSMAVAYFSRQREFRADAGGAKLAGRESMISALESLRQMVEMPEDPRGEAIASFKISSKKGGFLSLFATHPALEERILALKQMR, from the coding sequence ATGACTTGGATCAAACGAATCGGTTTTTTCCTGTTAACCAATATATTAATTATGACTACGATTTCCATCGTGACTACCCTTTTGGGGTCGATGGGATTTAGCATCCGAGCCTATGGTTTGGATCTAACTAGGCTCATTGTATTCTGTTTAATGTGGGGTATGGCGGGGTCTTTTATTTCCCTATTACTTTCCAAAATGATGGCGAAGTGGACGATGGGAGTCAAAGTCATCGATCCCAAACAAGCTTCTGCCCCCGAAATGGATGTGTACAGACGGGTCCAATCATTAGCACAAAGAGCTCACCTTCCGATGCCAGAAGTTGGGATTTACGAATCTCCAGAAGTGAATGCATTCGCAACTGGACCTAGCAAATCGAGCGCTCTTGTTGCTGTTTCCACTGGATTACTCAACCGCATGAACGCTCAAGAGTTAGAAGGTGTTCTCGCACACGAATTATCGCACGTTGCCAATGGTGACATGGTAACACTTACCCTCATCCAAGGTGTTGTGAACTCATTTGCGATGTTCATCTCTCGTATCATTGCGTATGTGGCAGCCAATGCTGTGAAAGAAGAAATGGCTCATATTGTTCGTATCGTTGTGACCATTGCTCTTGACATCGTGTTCTCCATCCTTGGATCGATGGCAGTTGCTTACTTTTCTCGCCAAAGAGAATTCCGAGCAGATGCGGGTGGTGCCAAACTTGCGGGAAGGGAGTCAATGATTTCCGCTCTCGAATCTCTCAGACAAATGGTTGAGATGCCAGAAGATCCAAGAGGAGAGGCCATTGCTTCCTTTAAGATCTCTTCCAAAAAAGGTGGTTTCTTATCTTTATTTGCGACACACCCAGCTTTGGAAGAACGTATCCTTGCTCTCAAACAAATGAGATAA
- a CDS encoding polysaccharide biosynthesis protein, giving the protein MKSIPRRYWVFPVDILFMFLSYFLAHLVRFENIGFLSNYPDFWLCATIVVVTRSSVFLFSGIYRSLWSYASLHDLLAIIKATILSSLVSTLALLFYNRFYQLSRMVPILDTLILLGFLCLRSLSWRMLREQIFSSDRTRKGTPILLVGAGKLGSTFLTEIRRNVDLDYLPVGFLDDNVSKKGGYIQGIPILGSTDEIGKVLLRYGIKKVIMTVPQPDGRVVSKLMKECEGAGVDFKILPTFGEYLAEKPNITQLREVQVEDLLGRPTVDLEIESIRSYLEKKVILVTGAGGSIGSEICRQVALFKPSVLVILDAAETPLYEIDYELRKKFSEFNIDIRPVIADVKNLSRISAVFEEHRPSVVFHSAAYKHVPMMEINPSEAILNNVMGTKNVADVCRLIGVERFVLISTDKAVNPVNVMGASKRAAEIYLQHISQNSRIKFITVRFGNVLGSNGSVIPRFREQIKRGGPVTVTHPEVIRYFMTIPEATQLVLQAGSMGEHGEIFLLDMGEPVRILSLAEEMIRLSGYTPYKDINIEFSGLRPGEKLYEELLLNAEGIKKTHHPKIRIAAPLDHYNLLLFQNKLNRLFSLAKANKNREIFAALKDIIPEYKVHDEYIEWETSHGKRNL; this is encoded by the coding sequence TTTTGAAAATATTGGGTTCCTCAGCAATTACCCTGATTTTTGGCTTTGCGCTACCATCGTTGTGGTCACAAGAAGTTCGGTTTTTCTATTCTCTGGAATCTACAGATCATTATGGTCTTATGCTTCCTTACACGACCTTTTAGCCATCATCAAAGCGACCATTCTTTCTTCTTTAGTCTCAACGCTTGCCCTACTATTTTACAATCGATTTTACCAACTCTCTCGTATGGTTCCCATCCTCGATACTTTGATCCTACTTGGATTTTTGTGCCTTCGAAGTTTGAGTTGGAGGATGTTACGAGAACAAATTTTCAGTTCCGATAGAACCAGAAAAGGGACACCTATTCTACTTGTTGGTGCGGGGAAACTGGGTAGCACTTTTTTAACAGAAATTAGGCGGAATGTTGACTTGGATTACCTTCCAGTTGGTTTCCTAGATGATAACGTATCCAAAAAAGGTGGCTACATCCAAGGGATTCCGATTTTAGGTTCCACGGATGAAATTGGTAAAGTTTTACTTCGATACGGTATCAAAAAAGTCATCATGACTGTCCCACAACCTGATGGACGTGTCGTGAGTAAACTCATGAAGGAATGTGAGGGTGCTGGAGTTGATTTTAAAATATTACCTACGTTTGGTGAGTATTTGGCAGAAAAACCAAATATCACTCAGCTCCGTGAAGTACAAGTGGAAGACTTGCTCGGTAGACCAACAGTAGATTTAGAAATTGAATCCATTCGTTCTTATTTAGAAAAAAAAGTGATCCTTGTGACTGGCGCAGGTGGTTCGATTGGATCAGAGATTTGTAGACAAGTCGCCTTATTCAAACCAAGTGTTCTTGTGATATTAGATGCCGCCGAAACTCCGTTATACGAAATTGATTACGAACTTCGTAAAAAATTTTCCGAGTTTAACATCGATATTCGACCCGTAATCGCGGACGTAAAAAATTTATCACGAATTTCTGCCGTTTTTGAAGAACATCGGCCCTCTGTTGTATTTCACTCAGCTGCATACAAACACGTACCGATGATGGAGATCAATCCATCCGAAGCAATTCTCAATAACGTGATGGGTACCAAAAACGTAGCAGATGTTTGTAGGCTCATTGGTGTGGAACGTTTTGTTTTAATTTCGACAGACAAAGCAGTCAACCCAGTGAATGTGATGGGTGCGTCGAAACGTGCAGCCGAGATTTACTTACAACATATCTCCCAAAATTCAAGAATCAAATTCATCACAGTTCGATTTGGGAATGTACTTGGATCCAATGGCAGTGTGATCCCAAGATTTAGAGAACAAATCAAACGAGGTGGACCAGTCACGGTGACCCACCCAGAAGTGATTCGTTATTTTATGACAATCCCTGAGGCCACTCAACTTGTGTTACAGGCAGGTAGCATGGGAGAACATGGGGAAATCTTTTTACTTGATATGGGAGAACCTGTTCGTATCCTTTCTCTTGCTGAAGAAATGATTCGCCTTTCTGGATACACTCCTTATAAGGATATCAATATTGAATTTTCAGGTCTTAGACCCGGTGAAAAATTATACGAAGAACTTTTGTTAAACGCAGAAGGAATCAAAAAAACCCACCATCCAAAAATTCGAATCGCAGCTCCTCTAGATCATTATAATTTATTACTCTTTCAAAATAAATTGAATCGATTGTTTTCATTAGCAAAAGCGAATAAAAACAGAGAAATTTTTGCTGCCTTAAAAGATATCATACCAGAATACAAAGTCCACGATGAATACATCGAATGGGAAACATCACACGGTAAAAGGAATTTATGA
- a CDS encoding permease, with product MKFFTITRGDLDGFFGLMVDNLIQLLVLSALCMGVCGFPLVFITSVVLPGAAVSLLVGNVFYAWQAWKLGQRTNRNDVTAIPYGINTVSLFAFIFFVMFPTYQATGDYKEAWKAGLLVSFASGLIEVLGSFLAAKIRKYTPRAALLSALAGIALTFISMDFLLRTFERPMIAFIPLGVILLQYFGKVRFPFGIPGGFLSVIVGVLLSYLSSFWGDPIYKEGGIQNGLETLGFYFPQLSVTSLFETLTYANLQAYFSIILPMGIFNVIGSLQNIESAEASGDSFDTKTSLLVNGIGTLAGTAFGSPFPTTIYIGHPGWKALGAKHSYSMLSGVFMTLVSLFGLMGLIQALIPVEAGMAIVLWIGIIITSQAFQAIPKHHSPAVVVGLLPAFAGWAVLIIQNVFFFLDGKLQGVLQELGANKEIHFSLSDIPEHLPFLPYALGGVLSLSQGFLITSMIWAAMVVFILEREWLKASVWAIIAAVLSMVGWIHAYELKGNAILNRFTDIANWDFPIAYGSLATLFLFIQFLAPKEKGNPLEH from the coding sequence ATGAAATTTTTTACCATCACGCGCGGAGACCTAGATGGATTTTTTGGTCTCATGGTCGACAACCTAATCCAACTTTTAGTTTTATCCGCTCTCTGTATGGGAGTGTGTGGTTTTCCATTGGTTTTTATCACTTCTGTTGTGTTACCTGGAGCCGCTGTTTCATTACTCGTAGGGAATGTGTTTTACGCCTGGCAAGCATGGAAACTGGGACAACGAACCAACCGTAATGATGTCACTGCGATTCCTTATGGGATCAACACAGTTTCCCTTTTTGCATTTATCTTTTTTGTGATGTTCCCCACCTACCAAGCGACAGGCGACTATAAAGAGGCATGGAAAGCGGGTCTACTTGTATCCTTTGCTTCTGGACTCATCGAAGTTCTGGGGTCTTTCCTTGCTGCCAAAATTAGAAAATACACACCGAGAGCCGCATTACTTTCCGCTCTGGCTGGCATTGCACTCACCTTTATATCGATGGATTTTTTACTTCGCACATTTGAAAGACCTATGATCGCCTTTATTCCGCTAGGTGTCATTCTTTTACAATATTTTGGAAAAGTTCGGTTCCCGTTTGGAATCCCAGGAGGATTTTTATCTGTTATTGTAGGAGTTTTACTTTCATATCTTTCTAGTTTTTGGGGGGACCCAATTTATAAAGAAGGTGGCATTCAAAACGGACTCGAAACACTCGGTTTTTATTTCCCTCAACTTTCTGTGACTTCTCTTTTCGAAACACTGACTTATGCCAATTTACAAGCATACTTTTCCATTATACTACCCATGGGAATCTTCAATGTGATTGGTTCTTTACAAAATATTGAATCTGCGGAAGCCTCTGGCGATAGTTTTGATACAAAAACTTCCTTACTTGTGAATGGGATTGGAACTTTGGCGGGTACGGCTTTTGGTTCTCCCTTTCCCACAACAATTTATATTGGCCATCCTGGTTGGAAAGCCTTAGGAGCCAAACACAGTTATTCGATGTTATCTGGTGTTTTTATGACCCTCGTGAGTTTGTTTGGACTTATGGGCCTCATCCAAGCACTCATTCCTGTGGAAGCGGGAATGGCGATTGTCCTTTGGATTGGGATCATCATCACAAGCCAAGCCTTCCAAGCCATTCCGAAACACCATTCCCCAGCAGTCGTCGTGGGACTTCTCCCGGCATTTGCGGGATGGGCCGTTCTCATCATTCAAAACGTTTTTTTCTTTTTGGATGGAAAGTTACAAGGCGTATTGCAAGAATTAGGCGCAAATAAGGAAATTCATTTTTCCCTTTCTGACATTCCCGAACACCTACCATTCCTTCCCTATGCTTTGGGAGGTGTACTTTCTCTCTCTCAAGGATTTCTCATCACTTCCATGATATGGGCAGCGATGGTTGTTTTTATTTTAGAACGCGAATGGTTGAAAGCAAGTGTTTGGGCCATCATTGCGGCAGTACTGTCAATGGTTGGATGGATTCATGCATACGAACTGAAAGGGAATGCCATTTTAAATCGTTTTACGGATATTGCCAATTGGGATTTCCCAATTGCATATGGTTCGCTTGCGACCTTATTTTTGTTCATCCAGTTCCTTGCCCCAAAAGAAAAAGGGAATCCTTTAGAACATTAA
- a CDS encoding trypsin-like peptidase domain-containing protein: protein MQKQKKILSSPLAFASTILFFLTLFSSTSHAEPNGQSIDEIKKSVVQIRVFSQAKDPYSPWMSSGISASTGSGFIIAKNRILTNAHVVSNAKFIEAQRNNQTEWYELKVLYIAHDCDLAILEVPDQTFYTDSVELELGGLPELASPVDIIGYPIGGSKISVSRGIVSRIEQSNYAHSQIDSHLVVQVDAAINPGNSGGPALQNGKVAGVAFQASTKGENIGYIIPTNVIQHFLKDIQDGIYNGYVELGIQTQNSFSESHRNYYQIPNGEEGVFVTRVFRQGSADGFLQPGDYLTAIDGRKIGRNGNLLEANSIDFLEVIDNKFAGEEIRFDLIRNKKNIQVSFPAKKMPQMENQRSSYGKDYDYLIFGGLVFQTVNRDLLEAWSKTGQTQGGSLLVYRFYEGSHLLDGETEDIVLYRKLPHPSNSHSDFYLNMVVDTFNGTKVKNLNHFKNLLQSSKEKTFKIHFYGIQVPMILDREESEKSDEQIKRTYHITGK from the coding sequence ATGCAGAAACAGAAAAAAATTCTATCCTCCCCACTTGCATTTGCGAGTACTATTTTATTTTTTCTTACTTTATTCTCCTCAACGTCCCATGCCGAGCCGAACGGCCAATCTATTGACGAAATCAAAAAATCTGTAGTCCAAATCCGTGTGTTTTCACAAGCAAAGGATCCGTATTCACCTTGGATGTCATCTGGAATCTCTGCCTCCACGGGTTCTGGATTTATCATCGCCAAGAACAGGATTTTAACCAATGCCCATGTTGTATCCAATGCAAAATTTATCGAAGCACAAAGAAACAATCAAACAGAATGGTATGAATTAAAGGTTCTTTATATCGCACATGATTGTGACTTAGCGATTTTAGAAGTCCCAGATCAGACGTTTTATACAGATAGTGTTGAATTAGAGTTAGGTGGATTGCCAGAACTTGCAAGTCCAGTTGACATTATTGGATATCCAATTGGAGGGAGTAAAATTTCCGTTAGCCGAGGTATTGTATCAAGGATTGAACAATCTAATTACGCTCATTCCCAAATTGACAGCCATTTAGTTGTCCAAGTGGATGCAGCGATAAACCCTGGTAATTCCGGAGGCCCCGCTCTACAAAATGGGAAAGTCGCAGGTGTTGCTTTCCAAGCTTCGACAAAAGGAGAAAACATTGGGTATATCATTCCAACAAATGTAATCCAACATTTTTTAAAAGACATCCAAGACGGCATTTACAATGGTTATGTGGAACTTGGGATCCAAACTCAAAATTCTTTTTCCGAATCACATCGAAATTATTATCAAATCCCCAATGGAGAAGAAGGAGTATTTGTAACCAGAGTTTTCAGACAAGGTTCCGCAGATGGATTTTTACAACCAGGTGATTACTTGACTGCTATTGATGGACGTAAAATTGGACGAAATGGAAACCTACTCGAAGCCAACTCCATTGATTTTTTAGAGGTCATCGATAATAAATTTGCCGGCGAAGAAATCCGATTCGATCTCATCCGAAACAAAAAAAACATCCAAGTGAGTTTCCCCGCAAAAAAAATGCCTCAAATGGAAAACCAAAGATCAAGTTATGGAAAAGACTATGATTATTTGATCTTTGGTGGCTTAGTCTTTCAAACAGTAAATCGAGATTTATTAGAAGCATGGAGTAAAACTGGACAAACACAAGGAGGGAGTTTACTTGTGTATCGGTTTTATGAAGGCTCACATTTATTAGATGGTGAAACGGAAGATATTGTACTATATCGTAAACTACCCCACCCTTCAAATTCACATTCTGATTTTTATCTGAATATGGTAGTTGATACTTTTAATGGCACTAAGGTCAAAAATCTAAATCACTTTAAAAATTTATTACAAAGTTCCAAAGAAAAAACTTTTAAAATCCATTTTTATGGAATCCAGGTTCCAATGATTTTAGACCGAGAGGAATCGGAAAAATCAGATGAACAAATCAAACGAACCTATCATATCACAGGCAAATAA
- a CDS encoding adenine phosphoribosyltransferase, whose protein sequence is MSIVKSKIRTIPDYPKPGILFRDITSLLIDPEGFQLTIGMFVERYQNAKLNKIAAIDARGFIPGAALAFQLGVGFVPIRKKGKLPGNTISESYALEYGVDHVEIHTDAIVPGDKVLIMDDLIATGGTLEASIKLIQNLKGQIHECSTIINLPDLGGAKRIKDTYGIDVFSICEFEGH, encoded by the coding sequence ATGTCCATTGTTAAATCTAAGATTCGAACCATTCCTGATTACCCGAAACCAGGGATTTTGTTTCGCGACATCACTTCCCTTCTCATCGACCCAGAGGGTTTCCAATTGACCATTGGGATGTTTGTAGAACGATACCAAAATGCAAAATTAAATAAAATTGCTGCCATTGACGCCAGAGGATTCATACCAGGCGCGGCACTTGCCTTCCAACTTGGTGTGGGATTTGTTCCCATTCGCAAAAAAGGAAAATTACCAGGGAATACAATTTCTGAATCCTATGCATTGGAGTATGGAGTTGACCATGTTGAAATCCATACAGATGCCATTGTTCCTGGAGATAAAGTTCTCATCATGGATGATTTGATTGCTACTGGTGGGACCCTAGAAGCATCCATCAAACTCATTCAAAATTTAAAAGGACAAATCCATGAATGTTCTACGATCATCAACTTACCTGATTTAGGTGGAGCAAAACGGATCAAAGACACTTATGGGATTGATGTTTTTTCAATTTGCGAATTCGAAGGACATTAA